From Halobacterium sp. R2-5, the proteins below share one genomic window:
- a CDS encoding zinc-dependent alcohol dehydrogenase family protein, whose product MRAAVLDAYGEPLSIRDVDRPEPDPTGVVVETEACGICRSDWHAWQGDWDWLGAQSPTGQILGHEPAGTVVEVGEDVSSVSEGDRVAVPFTLGDGTCPHCRQGRGNVCENGVPLGFTPIAQGAFAEEFAVPYADHNAIALPDGVDATEMAGLGCRFTTAFHGVAHRADLAPGDWVAVHGCGGVGLSAVHVADALGGRVVAVDLDEDALDHARDLGAETTVNASDVEDVPGEVIDITDGGADVSVDALGVAETCRNAIRSLGTRGQHVQIGLTTSEERGEISLPTDAMVLEEIEFYGSYGMAPSDYGELFSMVEAGKLDPGRVVSETVDLAGVSEQLERMSDFETSGIPVVDSF is encoded by the coding sequence ATGCGAGCAGCAGTCCTCGACGCATACGGCGAACCGCTCTCGATTCGCGACGTCGACAGGCCCGAGCCAGACCCGACCGGCGTCGTCGTGGAGACGGAGGCCTGCGGCATCTGCCGGAGCGACTGGCACGCCTGGCAGGGCGACTGGGACTGGCTCGGCGCGCAGTCCCCGACCGGCCAGATTCTCGGCCACGAGCCCGCCGGCACCGTCGTCGAGGTCGGCGAGGACGTGAGTTCGGTCAGCGAAGGCGACCGAGTTGCGGTGCCGTTCACGCTCGGCGACGGCACGTGCCCCCACTGCCGCCAGGGTCGCGGGAACGTCTGCGAGAACGGCGTCCCGCTCGGGTTCACGCCCATCGCGCAGGGCGCGTTCGCCGAGGAGTTCGCGGTGCCGTACGCCGACCACAACGCCATCGCGCTCCCCGACGGCGTCGACGCCACCGAGATGGCGGGGCTGGGCTGCCGGTTCACCACCGCGTTCCACGGCGTCGCCCACCGCGCGGACCTCGCGCCCGGCGACTGGGTCGCCGTCCACGGCTGCGGCGGCGTCGGGCTCTCCGCGGTCCACGTCGCGGACGCGCTCGGCGGCCGCGTCGTCGCCGTCGACCTCGACGAGGACGCGCTCGACCACGCCCGCGACCTCGGCGCCGAGACCACGGTGAACGCCAGCGACGTCGAGGACGTGCCCGGGGAAGTAATCGATATCACGGACGGCGGCGCGGACGTCTCCGTGGACGCGCTCGGCGTCGCGGAGACCTGCCGGAACGCGATTCGGAGCCTCGGCACGCGCGGCCAGCACGTCCAGATCGGGCTGACGACCAGCGAGGAGCGCGGCGAGATATCGCTGCCGACGGACGCGATGGTCCTCGAAGAGATCGAGTTCTACGGGTCGTACGGGATGGCGCCCTCCGACTACGGCGAGCTGTTCAGCATGGTCGAAGCCGGGAAGCTCGATCCCGGACGCGTGGTCTCCGAGACCGTCGACCTCGCCGGCGTCTCGGAACAGCTCGAACGCATGAGCGACTTCGAGACCTCGGGCATCCCCGTCGTGGACAGCTTCTGA
- the mce gene encoding methylmalonyl-CoA epimerase: MHVDHIGVVTDDADGLAELYGTLFDAPAVHEESFDGLRFVFLELGEGSYFELVEPVQEDTDIGGYLDREGSGIHHVALATEDIEAALDTAREAGVELIDEEPREGAWGHDIAFLHPRDTGGALVEFVQH, from the coding sequence ATGCACGTCGACCACATCGGCGTCGTGACCGACGACGCGGACGGCCTCGCGGAACTGTACGGGACGCTGTTCGACGCGCCGGCCGTCCACGAGGAGTCCTTCGACGGTCTCCGGTTCGTGTTCCTCGAACTCGGCGAGGGCAGCTACTTCGAGCTCGTCGAACCAGTGCAGGAGGACACCGACATCGGCGGGTACCTCGACCGCGAGGGCTCGGGTATCCACCACGTCGCGCTCGCGACCGAGGACATCGAAGCAGCACTCGACACCGCCCGGGAGGCGGGTGTCGAGCTAATCGACGAGGAGCCCCGCGAGGGCGCGTGGGGCCACGACATCGCGTTCCTCCACCCGCGCGACACGGGCGGCGCGCTCGTGGAGTTCGTTCAGCACTAG
- a CDS encoding methylmalonyl-CoA mutase family protein — translation MFDDEDLAEIREAREDWDEDSLSPTLDRFGERKEAFETDTGGQSVDPLYTPEDVADLDYTEDLGFPGEEPYTRGVYPTMYRGRLWTMRQYAGFGTPEETNERFHYLLDEGQTGLSMAFDLPTQMGYDSDAAMAQGEVGKSGVAIDTLRDFEKVFDGIPLDEVSTSMTINAPAAVLLAMYIAVGDQQGVPREELRGTIQNDILKEYIARNTYIFPPEPSMRIITDIFEFCAAETPKFNTISISGYHIREAGATAAQEVAFTLGDGIEYVETALDAGLDVDEFAPQLSFFFNAHNNVFEEVAKFRAARRMWAKIMEERFGAENPKSKQLKFHTQTAGSTLTAQQIDNNIVRVAYQAMAAVLGGTQSLHTNGKDEALSIPTEESVRTALRTQQILAHESGAADTIDPLAGSYYVESLTDDVEEEARGILDEVEQRGGMRQAVEDQWVQRQIQDVAFERQQEIEEGERVIVGVNEFQVEDDEPEVDIEEVTEEDERRKVEQVESVKDDRDEAAVEEALADLKDAAEGDENLMPYIVTAVKAYASVGEICNALRDVFGEHQPGAAL, via the coding sequence ATGTTCGACGACGAGGACCTCGCGGAGATCCGCGAGGCCCGCGAGGACTGGGACGAGGACTCCCTCTCGCCGACCCTCGACCGCTTCGGTGAGCGAAAGGAGGCGTTCGAGACGGACACCGGCGGGCAGTCCGTCGACCCCCTCTACACCCCGGAGGACGTCGCGGACCTCGACTACACCGAGGACCTCGGGTTCCCCGGCGAGGAACCGTACACGCGCGGCGTCTACCCGACGATGTACCGCGGGCGCCTGTGGACGATGCGCCAGTACGCGGGCTTCGGCACTCCCGAGGAGACCAACGAGCGCTTCCACTACCTCCTCGACGAGGGCCAGACCGGGCTGTCGATGGCGTTCGACCTGCCGACCCAGATGGGCTACGACTCCGACGCCGCGATGGCACAGGGGGAGGTGGGGAAGTCCGGGGTCGCCATCGACACGCTCCGCGACTTCGAGAAGGTCTTCGACGGCATCCCGCTGGACGAAGTGTCCACGTCGATGACCATCAACGCGCCCGCCGCGGTCCTGCTCGCGATGTACATCGCGGTCGGCGACCAGCAGGGCGTCCCCCGCGAGGAGCTGCGGGGGACCATCCAGAACGACATCCTCAAGGAGTACATCGCGCGGAACACGTACATCTTCCCGCCGGAGCCGTCGATGCGCATCATCACGGACATCTTCGAGTTCTGCGCGGCGGAGACGCCGAAGTTCAACACCATCTCGATCTCGGGCTACCACATCCGCGAGGCGGGCGCGACGGCTGCCCAGGAGGTGGCGTTCACGCTCGGCGACGGCATCGAGTACGTCGAGACCGCTCTCGACGCGGGGCTGGACGTCGACGAGTTCGCGCCCCAGCTCTCCTTCTTCTTCAACGCCCACAACAACGTCTTCGAGGAGGTCGCGAAGTTCCGCGCCGCCCGCCGGATGTGGGCGAAGATTATGGAGGAGCGCTTCGGCGCGGAGAACCCCAAGAGCAAGCAGCTGAAGTTCCACACGCAGACCGCGGGGTCGACGCTGACCGCCCAGCAGATCGACAACAACATCGTGCGCGTGGCGTACCAGGCGATGGCCGCAGTCCTGGGCGGCACGCAGAGCCTCCACACGAACGGGAAGGACGAGGCGCTCTCGATTCCGACCGAGGAGTCCGTCCGGACCGCGCTGCGAACCCAGCAGATTCTCGCCCACGAGTCCGGCGCGGCGGACACCATCGACCCGCTCGCAGGCAGCTACTACGTCGAGAGCCTCACCGACGACGTCGAGGAAGAGGCCCGCGGGATTCTCGACGAGGTCGAGCAGCGCGGCGGGATGCGGCAGGCAGTCGAGGACCAGTGGGTGCAGCGCCAGATTCAGGACGTGGCGTTCGAGCGCCAGCAGGAGATCGAGGAGGGCGAGCGCGTCATCGTCGGCGTCAACGAGTTCCAGGTCGAGGACGACGAGCCCGAGGTCGACATCGAGGAGGTCACGGAGGAGGACGAGCGCCGGAAAGTCGAGCAGGTCGAGTCCGTGAAGGACGACCGCGACGAGGCCGCCGTCGAAGAGGCGCTCGCAGACCTCAAAGACGCCGCCGAGGGCGACGAGAACCTGATGCCGTACATCGTGACGGCGGTGAAGGCGTACGCGAGCGTCGGCGAGATCTGTAACGCGCTCCGGGACGTGTTCGGCGAACACCAGCCCGGCGCCGCGCTCTGA
- a CDS encoding oxidoreductase has product MFDDSGWTADDMDSQAGRNVVVTGANSGIGLEATRALAAHGAHVVMACRSVERGRDAKREIEAEYPGASLTVRELDLADLDSVAAFADWYETTYDSLDVLANNAGVMAIPRSETADGFETQFGVNHLGHFALTGRLLDVLRQTSGRTRVVTQSSMAHESGEIDFDDLQHESEYDKWAAYGQSKLANVLFAYELDRRLRAADASVTSVACHPGFAATNLQLRGPQQSGSRLRLLAMKAVNAVLAQSAEAGAWPLLYAATHPSVDGGEYVGPGGLLNARGHPEEQASSERSRDEATARRLWSVSEELTGVALDLPAPDRS; this is encoded by the coding sequence ATGTTCGACGACAGCGGCTGGACCGCCGACGACATGGACTCGCAGGCCGGCCGGAACGTCGTCGTGACGGGCGCGAACAGCGGCATCGGCCTCGAAGCGACGAGAGCGCTCGCGGCCCACGGCGCGCACGTCGTGATGGCGTGCCGGAGCGTCGAGCGCGGCCGGGACGCGAAACGCGAGATCGAAGCCGAGTACCCGGGCGCGTCCCTGACCGTCCGCGAACTCGACCTCGCGGACCTCGACTCGGTGGCGGCGTTCGCGGACTGGTACGAGACGACCTACGACTCCCTGGACGTGCTCGCGAACAACGCGGGCGTGATGGCGATTCCGCGCTCGGAGACCGCGGACGGCTTCGAGACGCAGTTCGGCGTCAACCACCTCGGGCACTTCGCGCTCACCGGCCGGCTGCTGGATGTCCTGCGGCAGACGAGCGGACGGACCCGCGTCGTCACGCAGTCCAGCATGGCCCACGAGAGCGGCGAGATCGACTTCGACGACCTCCAGCACGAGTCAGAGTACGACAAGTGGGCGGCCTACGGCCAGTCGAAGCTCGCGAACGTGCTGTTCGCGTACGAGCTCGACCGGCGGCTGCGCGCCGCGGACGCGAGCGTCACCAGCGTCGCCTGCCACCCCGGGTTCGCCGCCACGAACCTCCAGCTCCGCGGCCCCCAGCAGTCCGGGTCGCGGCTGCGCCTGCTCGCGATGAAGGCCGTCAACGCCGTGCTCGCGCAGAGCGCGGAAGCAGGCGCGTGGCCGCTGCTGTACGCCGCCACGCACCCGTCGGTCGACGGCGGCGAGTACGTCGGGCCGGGCGGCCTGCTGAACGCTCGCGGCCACCCCGAGGAGCAGGCGTCCAGCGAGCGCTCGCGGGACGAGGCGACCGCGCGCCGCCTCTGGTCGGTCTCCGAGGAGCTCACCGGCGTCGCCCTCGACCTGCCCGCGCCCGACAGGAGCTGA
- a CDS encoding NUDIX domain-containing protein — translation MSSPSGRDRVRQRLAGLERDYGEFAVVEEETVVPRPVYTDCLQAAEAGSLGGARVVVRRDDEVLLVRYRDQPEAWDFPGGSTERGETHADTAAFRVHDDVGLACTLTGVERAIEQSFALVEGGDGVTGLWVFFEAEADGEAVSLSEDVLEARWFDAADPPEAIGPHTRAILG, via the coding sequence GTGTCGTCGCCTAGCGGTCGGGACCGAGTCCGGCAGCGGCTCGCCGGTCTCGAACGGGACTACGGGGAATTCGCCGTCGTCGAGGAGGAGACGGTGGTTCCGCGTCCAGTCTACACGGACTGTCTGCAGGCGGCCGAGGCGGGGTCGCTGGGGGGCGCGCGCGTCGTCGTCCGGCGCGACGACGAGGTGTTGCTCGTTCGCTACCGCGACCAGCCCGAGGCGTGGGACTTCCCCGGCGGGTCGACCGAGCGCGGCGAGACCCACGCCGACACTGCGGCGTTCCGCGTACACGACGACGTCGGGCTGGCGTGCACGCTGACGGGCGTCGAGCGCGCAATCGAGCAGTCGTTCGCGCTCGTCGAGGGCGGGGACGGCGTCACTGGCCTGTGGGTGTTCTTCGAGGCGGAGGCCGACGGCGAGGCGGTTTCGCTGTCCGAGGACGTGCTGGAGGCGCGGTGGTTCGACGCGGCGGACCCGCCCGAGGCTATCGGGCCGCACACTCGCGCGATTCTCGGCTAG
- a CDS encoding outer membrane lipoprotein carrier protein LolA, which produces MPPSGRSADRAGVTTVVVVAVVAAVLVAGALWLVAAPEATSRPIGTDAADRHADVDGVTATETRVVRRGGETTRTVADVAFRPGTEQRREHVVTGETGYDLTVSNGSVMWMYDSGDDVAKRVPLSEMPGDGVARGERVERLFTALNVTQRSAAEQASSPEIEPLPVVPGVAGGPNASADATVGAEYDGTERVDGREAYVLRVTSQDDSANYEQTLWVDTEHFVVLKQQTEWVDDGVPVSVTRTYSNVSVNPDLDEGAFEFAPSGNTTVERVETPETTAYESVGALREATDVSVPSPDVPPSFRLTYASETTGDVHGVGLRYVNETARVTLAKYDRTFPASGDETVAIGDREGAVTYGPTTSVSWNCGEYRYTVRGQGVPASLLVEFARSAGCE; this is translated from the coding sequence ATGCCGCCGAGCGGTCGTTCTGCGGACCGCGCGGGCGTGACGACTGTCGTGGTGGTGGCCGTCGTCGCGGCCGTCCTAGTCGCCGGCGCGCTCTGGCTCGTGGCCGCGCCGGAGGCGACCAGCCGGCCCATCGGCACGGACGCCGCCGACAGGCACGCCGACGTCGACGGCGTGACCGCGACCGAGACGCGCGTCGTCCGGCGCGGCGGGGAGACTACGCGGACCGTCGCCGACGTCGCCTTCCGCCCCGGAACCGAGCAGCGCCGCGAGCACGTCGTCACCGGCGAGACCGGATACGACCTGACGGTGTCGAACGGGTCCGTGATGTGGATGTACGACAGCGGCGACGACGTCGCGAAGCGCGTGCCGCTCTCGGAGATGCCCGGGGACGGGGTCGCCCGCGGCGAGCGAGTCGAGCGGCTGTTCACCGCGTTGAACGTCACGCAGCGGTCGGCGGCCGAGCAGGCGTCCAGTCCGGAAATCGAGCCGCTGCCCGTCGTCCCCGGGGTCGCCGGCGGACCGAACGCCTCCGCGGACGCGACGGTCGGCGCGGAGTACGACGGCACCGAGCGCGTCGACGGCCGCGAGGCGTACGTCCTCCGCGTGACCTCGCAGGACGACAGCGCGAACTACGAGCAGACGCTGTGGGTGGACACCGAGCACTTCGTCGTGCTGAAACAGCAAACCGAGTGGGTCGACGACGGCGTACCGGTCTCCGTGACGAGAACGTACTCGAACGTCTCCGTGAACCCCGACCTCGACGAGGGCGCCTTCGAATTCGCCCCGTCCGGGAACACCACCGTCGAGCGCGTGGAGACGCCCGAGACGACCGCCTACGAGAGCGTCGGCGCGCTCCGCGAGGCGACGGACGTCTCCGTACCGTCGCCCGACGTGCCGCCGTCGTTCCGGCTGACGTACGCCTCCGAGACGACCGGCGACGTCCACGGCGTCGGGCTGCGGTACGTCAACGAGACCGCGCGGGTCACGCTCGCGAAGTACGACCGGACGTTCCCGGCGAGCGGCGACGAGACGGTCGCCATCGGCGACCGCGAGGGCGCGGTGACGTACGGCCCGACGACGTCGGTGTCGTGGAACTGCGGCGAGTACCGGTACACGGTCCGCGGGCAGGGCGTCCCGGCGTCGCTCCTCGTGGAGTTCGCGCGGTCGGCCGGCTGCGAGTAG
- a CDS encoding 2-oxoacid:acceptor oxidoreductase subunit alpha — protein sequence MHDDLNWAIGGEAGDGIASTGKIFAQALSRAGRHVFTSKDFASRIRGGYTAYKVRTSVDEVQSVVDRLDVLIALTERTVDENIDELHDESVIIYDGDRTEFSDFEAPDDTVGLDVPLKSLAEDAGGAIMRNIVALGAVCAVTEFPIENLDESLEKRFGDKGESIVENNKEAARLGFEYVEDEYDDVSTPYELETTDSDYVLLNGDEAIGMGAIAGGCRFYSGYPITPATDVMEYLTGRIEQFGGHVVQAEDELAAINMALGAARAGARAMTATSGPGIDLMSETFGLVATSETPLVITNVMRSGPSTGMPTKQEQGDLNMMLYGGHGEVPRFVLAPTSVAECFHKTVEAFNLAEKYQVPVYLTADLSLAVTERTYEPEEFDMDEVEIDRGKLVDEDDISAWQNEKDQFKPHAATADGISPRAVPGTEGGVHMSTGLEHDELGRRTEDTEVRVEQVDKRNRKVETAEEREDFDYREFGDGDADNLVISWGSNEGTIVEALGYLDDVDVRVLSVPYIFPRPDLTADVQSAENVVVVEANATGQFADVVEHDTLERVERINKYDGVDFKADELADEIKQTLEA from the coding sequence ATGCACGACGACCTGAACTGGGCCATCGGCGGCGAAGCCGGCGATGGAATCGCGTCCACCGGGAAAATCTTCGCGCAGGCGCTGTCCCGCGCGGGTCGCCACGTCTTCACGTCGAAGGACTTCGCGTCCCGTATCCGCGGCGGCTACACCGCCTACAAGGTGCGAACGTCCGTCGACGAGGTGCAGAGCGTCGTCGACCGACTCGACGTTCTCATCGCACTCACCGAACGAACCGTCGACGAGAACATCGACGAGCTCCACGACGAGTCCGTCATCATCTACGACGGCGACCGCACCGAGTTCTCGGACTTCGAGGCGCCCGACGACACCGTCGGCCTCGACGTCCCGCTGAAGTCGCTGGCCGAGGACGCCGGCGGCGCCATCATGCGCAACATCGTCGCGCTCGGCGCCGTCTGCGCGGTCACCGAGTTCCCCATCGAGAACCTCGACGAGTCCCTGGAGAAGCGCTTCGGCGACAAGGGCGAGAGCATCGTCGAGAACAACAAGGAGGCCGCCCGGCTCGGCTTCGAGTACGTCGAAGACGAGTACGACGACGTCTCCACGCCCTACGAGCTGGAGACCACGGACAGCGACTACGTCCTGCTGAACGGCGACGAGGCCATCGGCATGGGCGCCATCGCCGGCGGCTGCCGGTTCTACTCCGGCTACCCCATCACGCCCGCGACCGACGTGATGGAGTACCTCACCGGCCGCATCGAGCAGTTCGGCGGCCACGTCGTCCAGGCCGAGGACGAGCTCGCGGCCATCAACATGGCGCTCGGCGCCGCCCGCGCCGGCGCTCGCGCGATGACCGCGACCTCCGGCCCCGGCATCGACCTGATGAGCGAGACGTTCGGCCTCGTCGCCACCAGCGAGACGCCGCTGGTCATCACGAACGTCATGCGCTCGGGCCCCTCCACGGGGATGCCGACCAAGCAGGAGCAGGGCGACCTCAACATGATGCTGTACGGCGGCCACGGCGAAGTGCCGCGGTTCGTCCTCGCTCCCACGTCCGTCGCGGAGTGCTTCCACAAGACCGTCGAGGCGTTCAACCTCGCCGAGAAGTACCAGGTCCCGGTGTACCTCACGGCCGACCTCTCCCTGGCGGTCACCGAACGCACCTACGAGCCCGAGGAGTTCGACATGGACGAGGTCGAAATCGACCGCGGGAAGCTCGTCGACGAGGACGACATCTCCGCGTGGCAGAACGAGAAAGACCAGTTCAAGCCCCACGCCGCCACCGCCGACGGCATCAGCCCGCGTGCGGTCCCCGGCACCGAGGGCGGCGTCCACATGTCCACCGGTCTCGAGCACGACGAGCTCGGGCGCCGCACCGAGGACACCGAGGTCCGTGTCGAACAGGTCGACAAGCGCAACCGGAAAGTCGAGACCGCCGAGGAACGCGAGGACTTCGACTACCGCGAGTTCGGCGACGGCGACGCCGACAACCTCGTCATCTCCTGGGGGTCGAACGAAGGGACCATCGTCGAAGCGCTCGGCTACCTCGACGACGTGGACGTCCGCGTCCTCTCCGTCCCCTACATCTTCCCGCGGCCCGACCTCACCGCGGACGTCCAGTCCGCCGAGAACGTGGTCGTCGTCGAAGCGAACGCCACCGGCCAGTTCGCCGACGTCGTCGAACACGACACGCTCGAACGCGTCGAACGCATCAACAAGTACGACGGCGTCGACTTCAAGGCCGACGAACTCGCCGACGAAATCAAGCAGACCCTGGAGGCCTAA
- a CDS encoding GNAT family N-acetyltransferase: MYARDAKKHEEVWLLDRLDEFGFEDPAFRSRDYVLAIDGETNERAGFARLRVHSGDGDGVCEFTNIGVREDWRGRGVGAHLLEYLVEDAREQGLEAAYALTDEPEYLAQFGFERVDAEELPEPLPDRLDATREYQPDAVPVFLDFADFDIPERLVERFTADESDDDEDTEPEESAEDFGIDPDSATYKYDTGG; the protein is encoded by the coding sequence ATGTACGCCCGCGACGCGAAGAAACACGAGGAGGTGTGGTTGCTCGACCGCCTCGACGAGTTCGGGTTCGAGGACCCGGCGTTCCGGTCGCGGGACTACGTGCTGGCCATCGACGGCGAGACCAACGAGCGCGCGGGGTTCGCGCGCCTCCGCGTCCACTCGGGCGACGGCGACGGCGTCTGCGAGTTCACGAACATCGGCGTGCGGGAGGACTGGCGCGGCCGCGGCGTGGGCGCGCACCTCCTCGAGTACTTGGTGGAGGACGCCCGCGAACAGGGGCTCGAGGCGGCGTACGCGCTCACCGACGAGCCGGAGTACCTCGCGCAGTTCGGCTTCGAGCGCGTGGACGCCGAGGAGCTCCCCGAGCCGCTCCCGGACCGCCTCGACGCCACCCGGGAGTACCAGCCCGACGCCGTCCCCGTCTTCCTCGACTTCGCCGACTTCGACATCCCCGAGCGCCTCGTGGAGCGCTTCACCGCCGACGAGAGCGACGACGACGAGGACACCGAGCCCGAGGAGTCCGCGGAGGACTTCGGCATCGACCCGGACTCGGCGACGTACAAGTACGACACGGGCGGGTGA
- a CDS encoding FAD-binding oxidoreductase, with translation MDETAVTVRAVRDVGADTVAVTFDSPSGFAAEPGQFVQVFGEFEGEREGRFYTLSSPDVAETFEVTVAVDPEGTLGPWLAAREEGDEVVVSGPFGDDFYEGEDAVVVLAGGPGVGPAVAVGERALADGADVTVVYQDDQPVHEDRLAALSKAGARVVVVAEDVGGAVRSLTGPTGSVPFVYGFSEFCEDAIEALEAAGFDTDAAKVESFGPAP, from the coding sequence ATGGACGAGACAGCAGTGACGGTGCGGGCGGTCCGCGACGTCGGCGCGGACACGGTCGCGGTGACCTTCGACAGCCCGTCCGGGTTCGCGGCCGAACCCGGCCAGTTCGTGCAGGTGTTCGGCGAGTTCGAGGGCGAGCGCGAGGGCCGGTTCTACACGCTCTCCTCGCCGGACGTCGCGGAGACGTTCGAGGTGACGGTCGCGGTCGACCCCGAGGGCACGCTCGGGCCGTGGCTCGCGGCTCGCGAGGAGGGCGACGAGGTCGTCGTCTCGGGGCCGTTCGGCGACGACTTCTACGAGGGCGAGGACGCCGTCGTCGTGCTCGCCGGCGGCCCCGGCGTCGGTCCGGCCGTCGCGGTCGGCGAGCGCGCGCTCGCGGACGGCGCGGACGTCACGGTCGTCTACCAGGACGACCAGCCCGTCCACGAGGACCGCCTCGCGGCGCTGTCGAAGGCCGGCGCGCGCGTCGTCGTCGTCGCCGAGGACGTCGGCGGCGCGGTCCGGTCGCTGACGGGCCCGACCGGCAGCGTGCCGTTCGTCTACGGCTTCTCGGAGTTCTGCGAGGACGCCATCGAGGCGCTGGAGGCCGCCGGCTTCGACACGGACGCCGCGAAGGTCGAGAGCTTCGGGCCGGCACCGTAG